A window of Numenius arquata chromosome 6, bNumArq3.hap1.1, whole genome shotgun sequence contains these coding sequences:
- the BET1L gene encoding BET1-like protein produces MAEWGRGQSPGAVEDVLDVENKRIADSLASKVTRLKSLALDIDKDAEEQNRYLDGMDSDFMSVTGLLTGSVKRFSTMTRSGRDNRKLLCSVSVGLIVVFFILYYLVSKAGT; encoded by the exons atGGCGGAGTGGGGCCGAG GTCAGAGTCCGGGAGCCGTGGAGGATGTGCTGGACGTGGAGAACAAGCGGATAGCGGACAGCCTGGCCAGCAAGGTCACCAGGCTGAAGTCG CTGGCTCTGGATATTGACAAAGATGCTGAGGAGCAGAACCGATACCTGGACGGCATG GACTCTGATTTCATGAGCGTGACGGGCCTGCTGACGGGCAGCGTGAAGCGTTTCTCCACCATGACACGCTCCGGGAGGGATAACCGCAAGTTGCTCTGCTCTGTTTCTGTGGGACTGATTGTCGTTTTCTTCATCCTCTACTATCTGGTGTCCAAAGCAGGGACTTGA
- the RIC8A gene encoding chaperone Ric-8A isoform X2, producing the protein MELSAVVATVESGEQDTVLKVLQIYNAEKSQCFTFDDEEQEERKKMAQLLIKFLERELQPSCQVTCLESIRILSRDKHCLDPFTTKDSLKTLSRHAGIDYSEELIREVPDLDVILESLKCLCNIVFSSPRAQELMAEARLVVGLAKRIKLYNERSLPHEVKFFDLRLLFLLTALRVDIRQQLAQELRGISLMTDTLELTLGVKWMDPYEVATEEGLLPPLPRQETERAMEILKVLFNITFDSSKREVDEEDAAQYRHLGALLRHCLMISADGEDRTEEFHSHTVNLLGNLPLKCLDVLLTPKVRPGSLEYMGVNMDAVSILLDFLERRLDRGHKLKESLTPVLNLLTESARVHRQTRKFLKAKVLPPLRDVRNRPEVGNSLRNKLVRLMTHIDTDVKHCAAEFLFVLCKESVSRFVKYTGYGNAAGLLAARGLMAGGREEGEYSEDEDTDTEEYKEAKPNINPVTGRVEEKLPNPMEGMTEEQKEYEAMKLVNMFDKLSREQVIQPMGITPSGSLAPMESAIREAADERSSSDSDLGLD; encoded by the exons ATGGAGCTCAGCGCTGTCGTAGCCACGGTGGAGAGCGGGGAGCAGGACACAGTCCTCAAGGTGCTTCAGATCTACAACGCGGAG AAATCTCAGTGCTTCACCTTTGACgatgaggagcaggaggagaggaag AAAATGGCCCAGCTGCTGATCAAGTTCCTGGAACGAGAGCTGCAGCCGTCCTGCCAGGTGACCTGCTTGGAAAGCATCCGCATCCTGTCCCGTGACAAGCACTGCCTGGACCCCTTCACCACCAAGGACAGCCTGAAGACCCTCTCCAGGCATGCTGGCATTGATTACTCGGAGGAGCTCATCCGGGAGGTCCCGGACTTGGATGTCATCCTGGAATCCCTCAAATGTCTCTGCAACATCGTCTTCAGCAGCCCCAGGGCGCAGGAGCTGATGGCCGAAGCCCGGCTGGTGGTGGGCCTGGCCAAGCGCATCAAACTGTACAATGAGAGGAGTCTTCCTCACGAGGTGAAGTTCTTTGACCTGCGCCTGCTGTTCCTGCTGACAGCGCTGAGGGTGGACATCCGCCAGCAGCTGGCCCAGGAGCTCCGGGGCATCAGCCTGATGACGGACACCCTGGAGCTGACCCTCGGTGTGAAGTGGATGGACCCCTATGAAGTTGCCACCGAGGAGGGACTTCTCCCACCTTTGCCTCGGCAGGAGACGGAGCGAGCCATGGAGATCCTGAAAGTGCTCTTCAACATCACCTTTGATTCCAGCAAGAGGGAGGTGGACGAG GAAGATGCTGCTCAGTACCGGCACCTGGGTGCCCTCCTGCGCCACTGCCTCATGATCTCTGCGGACGGAGAAGACCGGACAGAGGAGTTCCACAG CCACACGGTTAACCTTCTGGGCAACCTGCCCCTGAAATGTCTGGATGTCCTCCTCACCCCGAAAGTCCGGCCGGGCTCGCTGGAGTACATGGGTGTCAACATGGATGCGGTCAGCATCCTGCTGGACTTCCTGGAGCGGCGCCTGGACAGG GGCCACAAGCTGAAGGAGAGTCTGACGCCGGTGCTGAACCTGCTGACCGAGAGCGCCCGAGTCCACCGCCAGACCAGGAAGTTCCTGAAGGCCAAG GTGCTGCCTCCGCTGCGGGACGTGAGGAACCGCCCGGAGGTGGGGAACTCGCTGCGGAACAAGCTGGTGCGTTTGATGACCCACATCGACACCGATGTGAAGCACTGTGCGGCCGAGTTCCTCTTCGTGCTCTGCAAGGAGAGCG TGTCACGGTTTGTGAAGTACACGGGCTATGGGAATGCCGCTGGGCTCCTGGCAGCACGAGGCCTCATGGCTGGCGGTCGGGAAGAGGGAGAGTACTCAGAAGACGAAGACACAGACACTGAGGAGTACAAAGAGGCGAAGCCCAA CATTAACCCTGTGACGGGGCGTGTCGAGGAGAAACTGCCCAACCCCATGGAAGGGATGACTGAAGAGCAGAAGGAGTACGAAGCCATGAAGTTAGTCAACATGTTTGACAAGTTGTCCAG GGAGCAGGTCATCCAGCCCATGGGCATCACGCCGAGCGGCAGCCTGGCCCCCATGGAGAGCGCCATCCGCGAGGCGGCCGACGAGAGGTCGTCCTCCGACTCAGACCTGGGGCTGGACTGA
- the RIC8A gene encoding chaperone Ric-8A isoform X1, which translates to MELSAVVATVESGEQDTVLKVLQIYNAEFASQKSQCFTFDDEEQEERKKMAQLLIKFLERELQPSCQVTCLESIRILSRDKHCLDPFTTKDSLKTLSRHAGIDYSEELIREVPDLDVILESLKCLCNIVFSSPRAQELMAEARLVVGLAKRIKLYNERSLPHEVKFFDLRLLFLLTALRVDIRQQLAQELRGISLMTDTLELTLGVKWMDPYEVATEEGLLPPLPRQETERAMEILKVLFNITFDSSKREVDEEDAAQYRHLGALLRHCLMISADGEDRTEEFHSHTVNLLGNLPLKCLDVLLTPKVRPGSLEYMGVNMDAVSILLDFLERRLDRGHKLKESLTPVLNLLTESARVHRQTRKFLKAKVLPPLRDVRNRPEVGNSLRNKLVRLMTHIDTDVKHCAAEFLFVLCKESVSRFVKYTGYGNAAGLLAARGLMAGGREEGEYSEDEDTDTEEYKEAKPNINPVTGRVEEKLPNPMEGMTEEQKEYEAMKLVNMFDKLSREQVIQPMGITPSGSLAPMESAIREAADERSSSDSDLGLD; encoded by the exons ATGGAGCTCAGCGCTGTCGTAGCCACGGTGGAGAGCGGGGAGCAGGACACAGTCCTCAAGGTGCTTCAGATCTACAACGCGGAG tttgcctcCCAGAAATCTCAGTGCTTCACCTTTGACgatgaggagcaggaggagaggaag AAAATGGCCCAGCTGCTGATCAAGTTCCTGGAACGAGAGCTGCAGCCGTCCTGCCAGGTGACCTGCTTGGAAAGCATCCGCATCCTGTCCCGTGACAAGCACTGCCTGGACCCCTTCACCACCAAGGACAGCCTGAAGACCCTCTCCAGGCATGCTGGCATTGATTACTCGGAGGAGCTCATCCGGGAGGTCCCGGACTTGGATGTCATCCTGGAATCCCTCAAATGTCTCTGCAACATCGTCTTCAGCAGCCCCAGGGCGCAGGAGCTGATGGCCGAAGCCCGGCTGGTGGTGGGCCTGGCCAAGCGCATCAAACTGTACAATGAGAGGAGTCTTCCTCACGAGGTGAAGTTCTTTGACCTGCGCCTGCTGTTCCTGCTGACAGCGCTGAGGGTGGACATCCGCCAGCAGCTGGCCCAGGAGCTCCGGGGCATCAGCCTGATGACGGACACCCTGGAGCTGACCCTCGGTGTGAAGTGGATGGACCCCTATGAAGTTGCCACCGAGGAGGGACTTCTCCCACCTTTGCCTCGGCAGGAGACGGAGCGAGCCATGGAGATCCTGAAAGTGCTCTTCAACATCACCTTTGATTCCAGCAAGAGGGAGGTGGACGAG GAAGATGCTGCTCAGTACCGGCACCTGGGTGCCCTCCTGCGCCACTGCCTCATGATCTCTGCGGACGGAGAAGACCGGACAGAGGAGTTCCACAG CCACACGGTTAACCTTCTGGGCAACCTGCCCCTGAAATGTCTGGATGTCCTCCTCACCCCGAAAGTCCGGCCGGGCTCGCTGGAGTACATGGGTGTCAACATGGATGCGGTCAGCATCCTGCTGGACTTCCTGGAGCGGCGCCTGGACAGG GGCCACAAGCTGAAGGAGAGTCTGACGCCGGTGCTGAACCTGCTGACCGAGAGCGCCCGAGTCCACCGCCAGACCAGGAAGTTCCTGAAGGCCAAG GTGCTGCCTCCGCTGCGGGACGTGAGGAACCGCCCGGAGGTGGGGAACTCGCTGCGGAACAAGCTGGTGCGTTTGATGACCCACATCGACACCGATGTGAAGCACTGTGCGGCCGAGTTCCTCTTCGTGCTCTGCAAGGAGAGCG TGTCACGGTTTGTGAAGTACACGGGCTATGGGAATGCCGCTGGGCTCCTGGCAGCACGAGGCCTCATGGCTGGCGGTCGGGAAGAGGGAGAGTACTCAGAAGACGAAGACACAGACACTGAGGAGTACAAAGAGGCGAAGCCCAA CATTAACCCTGTGACGGGGCGTGTCGAGGAGAAACTGCCCAACCCCATGGAAGGGATGACTGAAGAGCAGAAGGAGTACGAAGCCATGAAGTTAGTCAACATGTTTGACAAGTTGTCCAG GGAGCAGGTCATCCAGCCCATGGGCATCACGCCGAGCGGCAGCCTGGCCCCCATGGAGAGCGCCATCCGCGAGGCGGCCGACGAGAGGTCGTCCTCCGACTCAGACCTGGGGCTGGACTGA
- the SIRT3 gene encoding NAD-dependent protein deacetylase sirtuin-3, mitochondrial, with protein MERGARRGGGLLAAVWRSLWERGPRDGSSSSGLAGLAQLSLCSGDGKGVAGSGARRIQGTRPFSLSTAARAILGRGGDGGMQQLTLRDVAEQIRKKECRRVVVMAGAGISTPSGIPDFRSPGSGLYSNLEQYDIPYPEAIFELMYFFANPKPFFTLAKELYPGNYRPNYAHYFLRLLHDKGLLLRLYTQNIDGLERVAGIPPDRLVEAHGTFATATCTVCRRKFPGEDFRGDVMADKVPHCPVCTGVIKPDIVFFGEELPQRFFLYMADFPMADLLFVIGTSLEVEPFASLAGAVRSSVPRVLINRDLVGPFAWQRRHNDVAQLGDVVSGVEKLVELLDWEEEMQTLMRKEKEKLDAKDQ; from the exons ATGGAGCggggggcgcggcgcggcggcgggctgCTGGCGGCGG TGTGGAGGAGCCTGTGGGAGCGCGGCCCcagggatggcagcagcagcagtggcctGGCAGGCCTGGCCCAGCTCTCCCTTTGCTCTGGGGACGGCAAAGGAGTGGCTGGCTCTGGAGCACGGAG GATCCAAGGGACCAGGCCCTTCTCTTTGTCCACTGCTGCCAGAGCCATTTTGGGAAGGGGCGGTGATGGTGGGATGCAGCAGCTCACCCTGCGGGACGTGGCAGAGCAGATCCGGAAGAAGGAGTGTCGCCGGGTGGTGGTGATGGCTGGCGCTGGCATTAGCACCCCCAGCGGCATCCCGGACTTCAG GTCCCCAGGGAGCGGCCTCTACAGTAACCTTGAGCAGTACGACATCCCCTACCCAGAAGCCATCTTTGAACTCATGTATTTCTTTGCCAACCCTAAGCCCTTTTTCACTTTGGCCAAGGAGCTCTACCCTGGCAACTACAGACCCAACTACGCCCACTATTTCCTGAGGCTCCTGCACGACAAAGGGCTCCTCCTGCGCCTCTACACCCAGAATATCGACGGGCTGGAGAGAG TTGCTGGGATCCCTCCCGATAGACTGGTGGAAGCCCATGGAACCTTTGCCACTGCCACGTGTACGGTCTGTCGAAGGAAGTTCCCAGGAGAGGACTTCAGG GGGGACGTCATGGCAGACAAGGTCCCTCACTGTCCTGTCTGCACCGGAGTCATCAAGCCTGACATCGTGTTCTTCGGTGAGGAGCTCCCGCAGCGCTTCTTCCTGTACATGGCGGACTTCCCCATGGCAGACCTGCTGTTCGTCATCGGAACGTCCCTGGAG GTGGAGCCCTTCGCCAGCCTGGCAGGAGCCGTCCGCAGCTCCGTCCCCCGCGTCCTCATCAACCGAGACCTGGTGGGACCCTTCGCCTGGCAGCGGCGCCACAACGATGTAGCCCAGCTGGGGGACGTGGTCAGTGGAGTGGAGAagctggtggagctgctggaCTGGGAGGAGGAGATGCAAACGCTAATgcggaaggaaaaagagaag CTGGATGCGAAAGACCAGTAG
- the PSMD13 gene encoding 26S proteasome non-ATPase regulatory subunit 13, which translates to MKDVPGFLQQSQSSGPGQAAVWHRLEELYNKKLWHQLTLQVLDFVQDPCFAQGDGLIKLYENFISEFEHRVNPLSLVEIILHVVRQMTDPNVALTFLEKTREKVKSSDEAVILCKTAIGALKLNIGDLQVTKETIEEVEEMLNNLPGVTSVHSRFYDLSSKYYQTIGNHASYYKDALRFLGCIDVKDLPVSEQQERAFTLGLAGLLGEGVYNFGELLMHPVLESLRNTDRQWLIDTLYAFNSGNVETFQALKSAWGQQPDLAANEALLLQKIQLLCLMEMTFTRPANHRQLTFEEIAKSAKVTVNEVELLVMKALSVGLVKGSIDEVDKKVHMTWVQPRVLDLQQIKGMKDRLEFWCTDVRSMEMLVEHQAHDILT; encoded by the exons ATGAAGGACGTGCCGGgcttcctgcagcagagccagagctCGGGGCCGGGGCAGGCCGCCGTCTGGCACCGCCTGGAGGAGCTCTACAACAAGAA GCTCTGGCACCAGCTGACCCTGCAAGTTCTGGACTTTGTTCAGGACCCTTGCTTCGCCCAAGGAGATGGACTCATCAAG CTGTACGAGAACTTCATCAGTGAATTTGAGCACAG GGTGAACCCCTTGTCCCTGGTAGAGATCATTCTCCATGTAGTCAGGCAGATGACGG ATCCCAATGTGGCCCTTACTTTTCTGGAAAAGACTCgagaaaag GTGAAAAGCAGCGACGAAGCTGTCATTTTGTGTAAAACGGCCATCGGGGCGCTCAAGCTGAACATCGGGGACCTGCAGGTCACCAAG GAGACCATTGAGGAGGTCGAGGAGATGCTGAACAATCTCCCGGGGGTGACTTCAGTTCACAGCCGCTTCTACGATCTCTCCAGCAAGTACTACCAGACCATTGGGAACCACGCCTCCTACTACAAGGACGCTCTGCGGTTTCTGGGCTGCATTGATGTTAAAGATCTGCCGG tatcggagcagcaggagagagccTTTACCCTGGGACTGGCTGGGCTCCTGGGAGAAGGTGTCTATAACTTCGGGGAGCTG CTCATGCACCCTGTGCTGGAGTCCCTACGAAACACCGACCGGCAGTGGCTCATTGACACCCTTTATGCCTTCAACAGCGGTAACGTAGAGACCTTTCAGGCTCTGAAGTCGGCCTGGGGCCAGCAG CCAGATCTGGCTGCAAATGAAGCGCTTCTGCTGCAAAAGATCCAGCTGTTATGTCTTATGGAG ATGACTTTCACCCGCCCGGCCAATCACAGACAGCTCACTTTTGAGGAGATTGCCAAGAGTGCCAAAGTCACTGTGAACGAG gTGGAACTGCTGGTGATGAAGGCTCTCTCTGTGGGATTGGTGAAGGGCAGTATTGACGAGGTCGATAAGAAGGTGCACATGACGTGGGTACAGCCACGAGTGCTGGATTTACAACAG ATCAAGGGGATGAAGGACCGCCTGGAGTTCTGGTGCACGGACGTGCGGAGCATGGAGATGTTGGTGGAGCACCAGGCCCACGACATCCTGACATAG